DNA sequence from the Leptospirillum ferrooxidans C2-3 genome:
TGTTCGCTGAACGACCTCTATGATCTCCTGTTTTTTGAATGGCTTTGGAATGAGGTCAATGGCTCCGAGAGAAAGGGCCTCGACCCAGAGGTGTTCGTCACCGAATGCGGTCAGTATGATCACGGGAAGATCCGGATGGTCTTTCTTGATCGACCTGAGAAGGTCCATCCCGCTTCTTCCTGGCATGCGAAGATCTGTGAGGATCAGGGAGGCTTCCTCCCTGTCAAGATGAGCGATGGCTTCTTCGGCAGATTGGGAAACGGATACTGCAAAGCCCCCTTTTTTCAGAATTTCTTCCAAAAGGTCAAGCGCAACCACATCGTCTTCAACGACCAGAATTTTTTTTCG
Encoded proteins:
- a CDS encoding response regulator: MSASQKNRKKILVVEDDVVALDLLEEILKKGGFAVSVSQSAEEAIAHLDREEASLILTDLRMPGRSGMDLLRSIKKDHPDLPVIILTAFGDEHLWVEALSLGAIDLIPKPFKKQEIIEVVQRTLDAIGRSPSGHLKQSPPGNTD